Proteins encoded together in one Planctomyces sp. SH-PL14 window:
- the ccsA gene encoding cytochrome c biogenesis protein, whose product MSTTTLPEEHDADLRTLVHTGSSVLDSMLRSLASLKLTVVLLALACGNVLFGTLAQAEMDVWKAVSEYFRIDIRNLFIDGAPWLNLRELVTWVPFDIFTPKAWFPEGGPFAANWGFLYPRGWTIGILMMLNLLAAHLVRFKVVAKGTRLIVGWAGIVFGIFITWLVISSGNNVHGVEGENLVSYETLWRLAGVAAFALTAASIWGSIGATSRAAFWGLMASSALCAALSVYLISSEPLSASSMRILYQLAKGTIAGLAILIPSWVVFGKRAGIVALHAGIGLMMGYEVYVGMHAARMEARMQIEEGQVMNYTYDIRAVELAVVDPSPSDHDLHTVIPAARLQKGVKFHDDRLPFDMELVEYHENSEIQMRLPKDKDVKTPATKGRGLEILMEPRAVGTGVETNQKADVPSGYVRILDPKSGKEDGVYLVSALLSRPETITFDGKPYQLSLRFRRDYKPYQIELKDVQKNDYVGTNRPKDYRSKIHLVDERNGVDKDFEIWMNNPLRYAGETFYQSSYIPAGAMGDNREMTDFQVVINEGWMTPYVACMIVVVGMLYHFWLMLSRFLRTASAVPVTDGVAEGYDWTVLAPALALATVAGLYASMAAFRSAKPVNGFDLAAFSAIPIFDGGRAQPIDSYALNNLMQISERQTFKDAEGNKRTAVEWFLDSIAKPEDVAAKYPVFRIDHPDIVKSLNLDWRESHLYSREEIEKTWPQLQSQIQTAGDKRGEDRSIEERKLLSLAGKLNQFEKMKAAFLDMRDMPQGLPVMPTREEFQKDPQGAQARASQVADLLHNARDRFSQMHLPLVVPTHLGRGKSEEGLLAMLKTNWEPTALASIYAHIGGSAGEKIPALDLLEEIRAAYRDGKADVFNAKVVEYRKLIDGLSDDERTVPGTGSTLNVVKTNYEAFYNRFAPSWLAFMLYVPGMALILLGWLMAPMGFFRHLRAAGWGITAVAFILHTYALVGRIYISGRPPVTNLYSASVFIGWAIVLMGLGLELVSRMGISTLAAALAGFLTLRVADALRFDGDTLSVLEPVLDTQFWLATHVVCITLGYATSYVAGLLGTGYLLGGVLTPYLNSSIRQRLANMTYGTVCFALLFSFFGTVLGGLWADDSWGRFWGWDPKENGALIIVLWNALILHARWDGMARGRGVAILSVLGNIVVTWSFFGVNELGVGLHSYGFTEGRLRYIGMFALAHVVIAAIGSLPTSAWMSYRAEDNRPTPPRLGDTAAS is encoded by the coding sequence ATGTCCACGACCACCCTCCCCGAAGAGCATGACGCCGACCTCCGGACCCTCGTCCACACCGGCTCGAGCGTCCTTGACTCGATGCTGCGGTCGCTCGCCTCGCTGAAGCTGACCGTGGTGCTGCTGGCCCTGGCGTGCGGGAACGTCCTGTTCGGGACGCTGGCCCAGGCGGAAATGGATGTCTGGAAGGCGGTCTCGGAATACTTCCGGATCGACATCCGGAACCTGTTCATCGACGGCGCCCCCTGGCTGAACCTCCGGGAGCTCGTGACGTGGGTTCCGTTCGACATCTTCACCCCGAAGGCGTGGTTCCCCGAAGGGGGGCCGTTCGCCGCGAACTGGGGGTTCCTGTATCCCCGCGGCTGGACGATCGGCATCCTCATGATGCTGAACCTGCTGGCGGCGCATCTCGTCCGGTTCAAGGTGGTCGCCAAAGGGACGCGGCTGATCGTCGGCTGGGCGGGGATCGTCTTCGGCATCTTCATCACGTGGCTCGTGATCTCCAGCGGCAACAACGTCCACGGAGTCGAAGGGGAAAATCTCGTCTCCTACGAGACCCTGTGGCGGCTGGCGGGCGTGGCGGCGTTTGCCCTGACGGCCGCTTCGATCTGGGGCTCGATCGGCGCGACGAGCCGGGCGGCGTTCTGGGGGCTGATGGCCTCGAGCGCTCTGTGTGCGGCGCTGAGCGTCTACCTCATTTCCTCCGAGCCGCTCAGCGCCTCGTCGATGCGGATTCTGTATCAGCTCGCGAAGGGGACGATCGCCGGGCTGGCGATCCTGATTCCGTCGTGGGTCGTGTTCGGCAAGCGGGCGGGGATTGTGGCCCTGCATGCCGGGATCGGCCTGATGATGGGCTACGAGGTCTACGTCGGGATGCATGCCGCGCGGATGGAGGCGCGGATGCAGATCGAGGAAGGCCAGGTCATGAACTACACGTACGACATCCGCGCCGTCGAGCTGGCGGTCGTCGATCCGTCGCCGTCGGACCATGACCTGCACACCGTCATCCCGGCGGCCCGGCTGCAGAAGGGGGTCAAGTTCCATGACGACCGGCTGCCGTTCGACATGGAACTCGTGGAATACCACGAGAACAGCGAAATCCAGATGCGGCTCCCGAAGGACAAGGACGTCAAGACTCCCGCCACGAAGGGGCGGGGGCTCGAGATCCTGATGGAGCCGCGGGCGGTCGGGACCGGTGTCGAGACGAACCAGAAGGCGGACGTCCCCTCGGGCTATGTCCGGATCCTGGATCCGAAGAGTGGCAAGGAAGACGGGGTCTACCTCGTCAGTGCCCTGCTCTCCCGGCCGGAGACCATCACCTTCGATGGCAAGCCGTACCAGCTCTCGCTCCGGTTCCGGCGGGACTACAAGCCGTATCAGATCGAGCTCAAGGACGTTCAGAAGAACGACTACGTCGGCACGAACCGTCCGAAGGACTACCGCTCGAAGATCCACCTTGTCGACGAGCGGAACGGGGTCGACAAGGACTTCGAAATCTGGATGAACAACCCTCTCCGCTACGCCGGCGAGACGTTCTACCAGAGCAGCTACATCCCCGCCGGGGCGATGGGGGACAACCGCGAGATGACCGACTTCCAGGTCGTCATCAACGAAGGGTGGATGACCCCGTACGTGGCGTGCATGATCGTTGTCGTCGGGATGCTGTACCACTTCTGGCTGATGCTTTCCCGGTTCCTGCGGACGGCGAGCGCCGTTCCGGTGACCGACGGGGTTGCCGAGGGATACGACTGGACGGTCCTGGCGCCGGCTCTGGCGCTGGCGACGGTCGCCGGGCTTTACGCCTCGATGGCCGCGTTCCGTTCCGCGAAGCCGGTGAACGGATTTGATCTGGCGGCGTTCAGCGCCATTCCGATCTTCGATGGCGGCCGGGCTCAGCCGATCGATTCCTACGCTCTCAACAACCTGATGCAGATCTCCGAGCGGCAGACCTTCAAGGATGCCGAGGGGAACAAGCGGACGGCCGTCGAATGGTTCCTCGACTCGATCGCCAAGCCGGAGGACGTGGCCGCGAAGTATCCGGTGTTCCGGATCGACCATCCGGACATCGTCAAGAGCCTGAACCTCGACTGGCGGGAGTCGCACCTCTACAGCCGCGAGGAGATCGAGAAGACCTGGCCGCAGCTTCAGTCCCAGATCCAGACCGCCGGCGACAAGCGGGGCGAGGACCGGAGCATTGAAGAGCGGAAGCTGCTCAGTCTGGCCGGGAAGCTGAACCAGTTCGAGAAGATGAAGGCGGCGTTCCTCGACATGCGGGACATGCCGCAGGGTCTGCCCGTGATGCCGACCCGCGAAGAGTTCCAGAAGGACCCGCAGGGGGCGCAGGCCCGGGCCTCGCAGGTGGCGGATCTGCTCCACAACGCGCGGGACCGGTTCAGCCAGATGCACCTGCCGCTGGTCGTCCCGACGCACTTGGGACGCGGCAAGTCCGAAGAGGGGCTGCTAGCGATGCTGAAGACGAACTGGGAGCCGACGGCGCTGGCGTCGATCTATGCCCACATCGGCGGATCGGCCGGGGAGAAGATTCCGGCCCTCGATCTGCTCGAAGAGATCCGGGCCGCTTATCGCGACGGCAAGGCGGACGTGTTCAACGCCAAGGTGGTCGAGTACCGCAAGCTCATCGACGGCCTCTCGGACGACGAGCGGACGGTGCCGGGAACCGGCTCGACGCTCAACGTCGTGAAGACGAACTACGAGGCGTTCTACAACCGGTTCGCTCCGTCGTGGCTGGCCTTCATGCTCTACGTGCCGGGGATGGCCCTGATCCTGCTCGGCTGGCTGATGGCCCCGATGGGATTCTTCCGCCACCTCCGGGCGGCCGGATGGGGGATCACGGCGGTGGCGTTCATCCTGCACACCTATGCCCTGGTGGGCCGGATCTACATTTCCGGACGGCCTCCGGTGACCAACCTCTACTCGGCGTCCGTCTTCATCGGCTGGGCGATCGTGCTGATGGGACTGGGGCTGGAACTCGTGTCGCGGATGGGGATTTCGACGCTGGCGGCGGCGCTGGCGGGGTTCCTGACGCTGCGGGTGGCCGATGCACTGCGGTTCGACGGCGACACGCTGTCGGTGCTAGAGCCGGTGCTTGACACACAGTTCTGGCTGGCGACGCACGTGGTGTGCATCACGCTGGGGTACGCGACGAGTTATGTCGCCGGGCTCCTGGGGACCGGCTACCTGCTGGGGGGCGTGCTGACGCCGTATCTCAACTCGAGTATCCGGCAGCGTCTGGCGAACATGACCTATGGGACCGTGTGTTTTGCGCTGCTGTTCAGCTTCTTCGGGACGGTTCTCGGGGGGTTGTGGGCGGATGACTCGTGGGGGCGGTTCTGGGGTTGGGATCCAAAGGAGAACGGGGCGCTGATCATCGTCCTGTGGAATGCGCTGATTCTGCATGCCCGGTGGGACGGGATGGCTCGCGGGCGGGGGGTGGCGATCCTGTCGGTGCTGGGGAACATTGTGGTGACGTGGTCGTTCTTTGGGGTGAATGAGCTGGGGGTGGGTCTCCATTCCTACGGGTTCACCGAGGGGCGGCTGCGGTATATCGGGATGTTTGCGTTGGCTCATGTGGTGATTGCGGCGATTGGTTCGTTGCCGACGTCGGCGTGGATGTCGTACCGGGCGGAAGACAACCGGCCGACTCCCCCGCGGCTTGGTGACACGGCGGCGAGCTGA
- a CDS encoding glutamate-5-semialdehyde dehydrogenase has protein sequence MSELPEYVRHTSRKARIASRGLARASGATKDAWIRETARQLRSRSAFLIEENAKDLEAAPGYGLTSAAIDRLRLTAPRIEEIARAMEEVIGLPNPVGEVIDSNVRPNGLLVTRVRVPLGVVFFIYESRPNVTIDAAALCVKSGNAVILRGGKEAFHSNQALYRILADALEATGLPRDAVQLVSTTDREAVRLFLKERENIDVAIPRGGKSLIETVTAEATMPVIKHFDGVCHVYVDATANLEMGVEILLNAKVQRPGVCNAAECLLVHESVAAAFLPLAGAKLAAAGVELRGCTRTREFLPDAKLATEQDYRTEYLGLVLSVRVVDSLDQAIEHITEYGSHHTEAIVTNDHPSAMRFATEVDSAGVMINASTRFNDGGELGLGAEIGISTDKFHARGPCGLRELMSYKYVVYGQGQVRK, from the coding sequence ATGTCTGAACTGCCTGAGTACGTTCGCCACACAAGCCGCAAGGCCCGGATCGCTTCCCGCGGGTTGGCGCGGGCTTCCGGGGCGACGAAAGACGCCTGGATTCGTGAAACCGCCCGGCAGCTTCGCTCGAGGTCGGCATTCCTCATCGAGGAGAACGCCAAAGATCTGGAAGCGGCTCCCGGGTATGGCCTGACGTCAGCCGCGATCGACCGGCTGCGACTGACGGCACCCCGGATCGAGGAGATCGCGCGGGCAATGGAAGAGGTGATCGGGCTGCCGAACCCGGTCGGCGAGGTGATCGACAGCAATGTTCGCCCGAACGGGCTCCTGGTGACGCGGGTCCGGGTTCCGCTCGGCGTCGTCTTCTTCATCTACGAGTCGCGGCCGAACGTCACGATCGACGCGGCGGCGCTGTGCGTCAAAAGCGGAAACGCGGTGATCCTCCGCGGCGGCAAGGAGGCGTTCCACAGCAACCAGGCCCTCTACCGAATCCTGGCCGACGCGCTTGAAGCGACAGGACTGCCGCGGGATGCCGTACAGCTCGTTTCGACGACGGACCGTGAGGCCGTGCGGCTGTTCCTCAAGGAACGCGAGAACATCGATGTCGCGATTCCCCGCGGCGGGAAGTCGCTGATCGAGACCGTGACGGCTGAGGCGACGATGCCGGTCATCAAGCACTTCGACGGGGTGTGCCACGTCTACGTCGACGCGACCGCCAACTTGGAAATGGGAGTCGAGATCCTGCTGAATGCCAAGGTCCAGCGGCCGGGGGTCTGCAACGCGGCGGAGTGCCTGCTGGTGCACGAATCGGTCGCGGCGGCGTTCCTGCCGCTGGCGGGGGCGAAGCTGGCGGCCGCAGGGGTCGAGCTTCGCGGCTGCACGCGAACGCGGGAGTTCCTGCCGGACGCGAAGCTGGCGACCGAGCAGGACTACCGAACCGAGTACCTGGGTCTCGTCCTGAGCGTGCGGGTCGTCGACTCGCTGGACCAGGCGATCGAGCACATCACGGAGTACGGGTCGCACCACACCGAAGCGATCGTCACGAACGACCATCCTTCGGCGATGCGGTTCGCGACGGAGGTCGATTCCGCGGGGGTGATGATTAACGCCAGCACGCGGTTCAACGACGGCGGCGAGCTGGGGCTGGGGGCGGAGATCGGCATTTCGACCGACAAGTTCCACGCCCGCGGGCCGTGCGGGCTGCGGGAGCTGATGAGCTACAAGTACGTCGTCTACGGGCAGGGACAGGTGCGGAAGTAG
- the rdgB gene encoding RdgB/HAM1 family non-canonical purine NTP pyrophosphatase, which translates to MKPATVYPTVVLASRNLKKAGEIRDLLAPYAIPLVAVAEFPDVPEVIEDGTTFAENAAKKARQTALHLKHWAIGEDSGLRVDFLKGEPGVYSARYSGEGATDEKNNAKLMCELAGVPPEKRGGGYVCHVAVSDPEGNIVLSFEDTCRGRMLDEPRGPNGFGYDPYFLVREYHETFGELSPLVKQQISHRARAFRRLIPGLLKVLSVGRKED; encoded by the coding sequence ATGAAGCCTGCCACCGTCTATCCGACCGTTGTCCTCGCCAGCCGCAATCTCAAGAAGGCGGGGGAAATCCGCGACCTTCTGGCTCCGTACGCGATCCCGCTCGTCGCCGTTGCCGAGTTTCCGGATGTCCCCGAAGTGATCGAGGACGGAACGACGTTCGCCGAGAACGCCGCCAAGAAGGCCCGCCAGACGGCGCTCCACCTCAAGCACTGGGCGATCGGCGAGGACAGCGGCCTGCGGGTCGACTTCCTCAAGGGAGAGCCCGGGGTCTACAGCGCTCGGTATAGCGGCGAGGGAGCGACCGACGAGAAAAACAATGCCAAGCTGATGTGCGAACTCGCCGGCGTCCCGCCAGAGAAACGCGGCGGCGGCTATGTCTGCCACGTCGCCGTTTCCGATCCGGAAGGGAACATCGTCCTCAGCTTCGAGGACACCTGCCGCGGCCGGATGCTTGACGAACCCCGCGGCCCGAACGGATTCGGTTACGACCCTTACTTCCTCGTCCGCGAATACCACGAAACCTTCGGCGAACTCTCACCGCTCGTGAAGCAGCAGATCAGCCACCGCGCCCGCGCCTTCCGCCGGCTCATCCCGGGGCTTCTCAAGGTCCTGTCGGTGGGGCGGAAAGAGGATTAA
- a CDS encoding GGDEF domain-containing protein: MSPFPLLTVASLAPPAGWLAFGGIAAAIPVVVWDQIRRVRNRSRDWEQLQQSLDNARAREEILAAELRLLYCVLSPGAIDDRLRRLQSATREHDAAEATAVFRHRSGVLTLVHSHELSAATRQRLSISPAILPQLTRHRILHRSLISQSSPASNGASPLVGGLDAAARAALSDVILRPIGDPAHPWGVLASFLRHDHEDPSPADEALWSRVLTLLGDELRREEHTTQRDSELSVSREILELRGVVDQHFHGPAQMVLEFLRRLALLADFERVTVHLFGAQLTPESSVIRAGAALPRPLGEAWILAEDRLLPRLAQTRGLHIHDAQHLDQSTAPLPFATVVSVPIERQDAAVGLLCLTRRSGSHVADADRSLIEWAARYLVDLLTQTVDRARVAEQARLDPLTLLPNRRTFDAEFSALLERSGDREEAFSLLLLDIDHFKSVNDRRGHPAGDAALQAVAHVLQRVLAMTRESDQPLAARYGGEEFAILLPATDGPGAVRIAESIRQAVERTPIRFEDQEFRVTLSIGAATFPDHARALQRLLKSADTALYQAKRDGRNRTRTFQAESVAAGT, from the coding sequence ATGTCTCCGTTCCCCCTCCTGACCGTGGCATCGCTCGCCCCCCCGGCCGGCTGGCTGGCCTTCGGGGGGATCGCCGCTGCGATTCCGGTGGTCGTCTGGGACCAGATCCGCCGCGTTCGGAACCGCAGCCGCGACTGGGAGCAGCTGCAGCAGTCTCTCGACAACGCCCGGGCCCGTGAGGAGATCCTCGCCGCGGAGTTGCGGCTCCTCTACTGCGTCCTGAGCCCCGGGGCGATCGACGACCGGCTCCGGCGGCTCCAGTCGGCGACGCGGGAGCACGACGCCGCGGAGGCAACCGCCGTCTTCCGCCACCGCTCAGGCGTCCTCACGCTGGTCCACTCGCACGAGCTGTCGGCGGCGACCCGGCAGCGGCTGTCGATTTCGCCCGCCATTCTCCCCCAGCTGACTCGCCACCGCATCCTCCACCGTTCGCTGATCTCCCAGTCCAGCCCCGCCTCCAACGGTGCGTCCCCGCTCGTCGGCGGCCTGGATGCCGCCGCCCGCGCCGCGCTGTCGGACGTCATCCTGCGTCCCATCGGCGATCCGGCCCATCCCTGGGGGGTTCTGGCCAGCTTTCTCCGCCACGATCACGAAGATCCTTCGCCGGCCGACGAAGCGCTCTGGTCCCGCGTCCTCACGCTGCTGGGCGACGAGCTGCGGCGGGAAGAACACACGACGCAGCGTGACTCGGAACTGTCGGTCTCGCGCGAGATCCTCGAGCTGCGGGGAGTGGTGGACCAGCATTTCCACGGCCCAGCCCAGATGGTCCTGGAGTTCCTCCGCCGGCTCGCGCTGCTGGCGGACTTCGAGCGGGTGACGGTTCATCTCTTCGGGGCCCAGCTCACCCCGGAGAGCTCCGTCATCCGGGCCGGGGCCGCCCTCCCGCGCCCGCTTGGCGAAGCTTGGATCCTCGCCGAGGACCGGCTGCTGCCGCGGCTTGCGCAGACACGCGGGCTGCACATTCACGACGCTCAGCACCTCGACCAGTCCACGGCGCCGCTCCCCTTCGCAACGGTCGTCTCGGTCCCGATCGAGCGGCAGGACGCGGCAGTCGGGCTCCTGTGTCTGACTCGACGGTCGGGATCGCACGTCGCGGACGCCGACCGGAGCCTCATCGAGTGGGCCGCGCGGTATCTGGTGGATCTCCTCACACAGACGGTCGACCGGGCCCGCGTCGCCGAGCAGGCGCGTCTGGACCCTCTCACGCTCCTCCCCAACCGCCGCACGTTCGACGCCGAGTTTTCGGCGCTCCTCGAGCGGTCGGGCGACCGGGAGGAGGCGTTCTCGCTCCTGCTGCTCGACATCGATCACTTCAAGTCGGTGAACGACCGCCGCGGGCACCCGGCCGGCGACGCCGCGCTTCAGGCCGTGGCTCATGTCCTGCAGCGGGTCCTGGCGATGACTCGCGAGAGCGACCAGCCGCTGGCGGCCCGCTACGGCGGCGAAGAGTTCGCGATCCTGCTTCCGGCGACGGATGGTCCCGGGGCGGTGCGGATCGCGGAGTCGATCCGGCAGGCGGTGGAACGGACCCCGATCCGGTTCGAGGACCAGGAGTTCCGGGTCACCCTCAGCATCGGCGCGGCGACCTTTCCGGACCACGCCCGTGCCCTGCAGCGTCTGCTGAAATCCGCCGACACCGCGCTCTATCAGGCGAAGCGGGACGGTCGGAACCGGACGCGCACGTTCCAGGCCGAGTCGGTGGCCGCCGGGACATGA
- a CDS encoding PAS domain-containing hybrid sensor histidine kinase/response regulator: MIVQEKRPYLVAVLSGLILLAEVLFPGSVSYGGLYVLPGLIAASLPAAQRYRLLTGVLVVPLASLALRWILGTVDQIVLSQTAITMIALCGLATWSSRISGGRRGRGAGAGESGTFVAPALLDEDRLLLDGLMDAIPDDIYYKDCDGHYLRINGAKAQRSGLKSPDDAVGKTDFDFFQKEHAEAALQTEKYIIRTGAPLQDIEERLQWPDGHVSWVSATKVPLRTRLGDIVGTLGISRDITAQHETEALLQEERDRLRTLIDNLPDNIFIKDTNFRFVTVNTANVKGFGCRDESEIIGKDDYSFCPPELARLYREDDRRVLAGEVLLNREEMFRAPDGNHWILTTKAPLRNLRGEVTGLVGICRDITERKKVEEELKAAKEAAEVANRTKSEFLANMSHEIRTPMNAVLGMTELVLETSLDSRQRDYLQTVHQSAESLMEILNDILDFSKIEAGRIELDPYSFDFREWLGDVLKTMSVRAHAKKLELACRVAPDVPKVVKADGLRLRQVILNLVGNAIKFTDRGEVVLTVDLIQRLGGRAELHVRVRDTGIGISGQHQQRIFKAFEQADSSMTRRYGGTGLGLAISSRLVQLMGGAIWVESEVGQGSIFNFTISLEIGDDAVALTPTAPKSVLGLRVLIVDDNETNRRILEEMCRNWGMKPVVVSDANAALEVLKEAAARCEAFPIVLTDACMPDIDGFTLVEHIRQEAAIASTVIMMLTSVDERPDPQREESLGIRSYLVKPIKQSDLFDAVVAAFDEEPRIRAVTQGAGELAKIRPLKILLVEDSLPNQKLAIGLLSRFGHTLELATNGQEAFDRATGEEFDLVLMDVQMPVVNGLEATQLIRKWEQDRRRARPVPIIAMTAHAMKGDRETCLEAGMDGYVSKPVRPVELADSILDVLGDAARNEAAVPAVPRSDAGSPPATERPSPPALPSSLSPEPAASPQSTTQPDSAAFASNGDAVDWNAALQSTLHDEELLRDVVEVFLADLPGLMTELRRAVDQNAARDCQRLAHTLKGNLRTFHASGMDTAAEIETEAREGDLSAVPPRMERLTQELERTTAAMRARFG, encoded by the coding sequence ATGATCGTGCAAGAGAAGCGTCCCTATCTCGTCGCGGTCCTCTCGGGACTCATTCTGCTGGCGGAAGTCCTGTTCCCCGGGTCGGTTTCCTACGGCGGGCTTTACGTCCTGCCGGGGCTCATTGCCGCCTCGCTCCCCGCGGCCCAGCGGTACCGGCTGCTCACCGGCGTGCTGGTGGTCCCGCTCGCGTCGCTGGCGCTCCGCTGGATTCTCGGGACCGTCGACCAGATCGTCCTGTCGCAGACGGCGATCACGATGATCGCGCTGTGCGGGCTGGCGACGTGGTCGTCCCGGATCTCGGGGGGACGGCGCGGACGGGGGGCGGGAGCGGGCGAGTCCGGGACGTTCGTCGCTCCAGCGCTCCTGGACGAGGACCGGCTCCTGCTGGACGGTCTGATGGACGCGATCCCGGACGACATCTACTACAAGGACTGCGACGGCCACTACCTGCGGATCAACGGAGCCAAGGCCCAGCGATCCGGACTGAAATCGCCCGACGACGCGGTCGGAAAGACGGACTTCGATTTCTTCCAGAAGGAGCATGCCGAGGCGGCGCTGCAGACGGAGAAGTACATCATCCGGACCGGGGCGCCGCTCCAGGATATCGAGGAACGGCTGCAGTGGCCCGACGGACACGTCTCCTGGGTCTCGGCGACCAAGGTCCCGCTCCGGACGCGGCTGGGGGACATCGTCGGGACGCTCGGGATCTCGCGGGACATCACCGCCCAGCACGAAACGGAAGCCCTCCTGCAGGAGGAGCGGGACCGGTTGCGGACGCTCATCGACAACCTGCCGGACAACATCTTCATCAAGGACACGAACTTCCGGTTCGTCACCGTCAACACGGCGAACGTCAAGGGGTTCGGCTGCCGGGACGAGTCGGAGATCATCGGCAAGGACGACTATTCGTTCTGCCCCCCGGAGCTGGCACGGCTCTACCGGGAGGACGATCGCCGGGTCCTGGCGGGCGAGGTCCTGCTGAACCGCGAGGAAATGTTCCGCGCGCCCGACGGCAACCACTGGATCCTCACGACGAAGGCTCCTCTGCGGAATCTGCGGGGGGAGGTGACGGGGCTGGTCGGCATCTGCCGCGACATCACGGAGCGGAAGAAGGTCGAAGAGGAGCTCAAGGCGGCCAAGGAGGCAGCGGAAGTCGCGAACCGGACCAAGAGCGAGTTCCTGGCCAACATGAGCCACGAGATCCGGACCCCCATGAACGCGGTGCTGGGGATGACCGAGCTGGTGCTCGAGACGTCGCTCGATTCCCGGCAGCGGGACTACCTCCAGACGGTCCACCAGTCGGCCGAATCGCTGATGGAGATCCTGAACGACATCCTTGATTTCTCGAAGATCGAGGCGGGGCGGATCGAGCTCGACCCGTACTCGTTCGACTTCCGCGAGTGGCTGGGCGACGTCCTCAAGACGATGAGCGTCCGGGCCCACGCCAAGAAGCTGGAACTGGCGTGCCGCGTCGCTCCGGACGTGCCGAAGGTGGTCAAGGCGGACGGGCTGCGGCTGCGGCAGGTGATCCTGAACCTGGTGGGGAATGCGATCAAGTTCACCGACCGTGGCGAGGTGGTCCTGACGGTCGACCTGATCCAGCGGCTGGGGGGGCGGGCGGAGTTGCATGTCCGGGTCCGCGACACGGGGATCGGGATCTCGGGGCAGCACCAGCAGCGGATCTTCAAGGCGTTTGAGCAGGCGGACTCATCAATGACCCGCCGCTACGGCGGGACGGGGCTGGGACTGGCGATCTCGTCGCGGCTGGTCCAGCTCATGGGCGGGGCGATCTGGGTCGAGAGCGAAGTGGGACAGGGAAGCATTTTCAACTTCACCATCTCGCTGGAGATCGGGGACGACGCTGTCGCGCTGACACCGACCGCCCCGAAGTCGGTCCTGGGGTTGCGGGTCCTGATCGTCGACGACAACGAGACGAACCGTCGGATCCTCGAGGAAATGTGCCGCAACTGGGGGATGAAGCCGGTCGTCGTCTCCGACGCCAACGCCGCGCTCGAGGTGCTCAAGGAGGCGGCCGCCCGGTGCGAGGCGTTCCCCATCGTCCTGACAGACGCCTGCATGCCGGATATCGATGGATTCACGCTGGTGGAGCACATCCGGCAGGAAGCAGCCATCGCCAGCACCGTCATCATGATGCTGACGAGCGTCGACGAGCGGCCCGACCCGCAGCGGGAGGAGTCGCTCGGCATCCGCTCCTATCTCGTGAAGCCGATCAAGCAGTCCGATCTGTTCGACGCCGTCGTGGCCGCGTTTGACGAGGAGCCCCGGATCCGGGCGGTGACCCAGGGGGCCGGGGAGCTGGCCAAGATCCGGCCGCTCAAGATCCTGCTGGTGGAGGACAGCCTTCCCAACCAGAAGCTGGCAATCGGGCTCCTCTCGCGCTTCGGCCATACGCTGGAGCTGGCCACGAACGGTCAGGAGGCATTCGACCGGGCCACGGGAGAAGAGTTCGACCTGGTCCTGATGGATGTCCAGATGCCGGTCGTGAACGGGCTGGAGGCGACGCAACTCATCCGCAAGTGGGAACAGGACCGGCGGCGGGCCCGTCCGGTCCCGATCATCGCCATGACGGCCCACGCCATGAAGGGGGACCGCGAGACCTGCCTGGAGGCGGGGATGGACGGGTACGTCTCCAAGCCGGTGCGGCCGGTCGAACTCGCGGACTCAATCCTCGATGTTCTGGGGGATGCGGCCAGGAACGAAGCCGCCGTCCCCGCGGTCCCGAGGTCCGACGCCGGGAGCCCGCCCGCGACCGAGAGGCCGTCGCCGCCGGCACTCCCCTCCTCACTCTCTCCTGAACCGGCTGCGTCACCGCAGTCGACCACGCAGCCCGACTCGGCGGCCTTCGCCAGCAACGGCGACGCCGTCGACTGGAACGCGGCCCTTCAGTCGACGCTTCACGACGAAGAGTTGCTGAGGGACGTCGTCGAGGTCTTCCTGGCGGATCTTCCGGGGCTGATGACGGAGCTCCGGAGGGCGGTCGACCAGAACGCCGCGCGCGACTGCCAGCGCCTGGCTCACACGCTCAAGGGGAACCTGCGGACCTTTCACGCCAGCGGGATGGACACCGCCGCGGAAATCGAGACGGAGGCCCGCGAAGGGGACCTCTCGGCCGTTCCGCCTCGGATGGAGCGGCTGACGCAGGAGCTGGAGCGGACGACCGCCGCCATGCGGGCGCGGTTCGGCTGA